The genomic DNA TGGTAGGTGAAATGATGGCCAAGCGTAGTTTGCCGGTTCGGGTCAAAAAAGACTGCTTGATTATTGCGGTAGAAAATCAAGCTTGGGGTCAACAGTTTACCTTGATGAAACCGGTATTGTTGCAAGCCATCGCCGATAAGCTCAATTTAAAGTTTGGGGATATTCGTTTTGTTTCTGAAGCCTTTGATAAACCCAAATTGATAGAAAAAGCTAGACCAAAGAAAAAAATAAATAAAAACAGAAGTTTAGAAGAAATTATGCAAAATATTACAGCTTTAATCAAGGGCAAATAAGATCAAAGATTATCGGTGTAGCAAGGTTTTTATTTTATGCTGCAAAGTGTTCAGTTCATCGGTTTTCATCAGCATCAGAACAGTAAAATAAAATCCAGCCACCAAAGCAATAAAGCCCAATAAACGGACAAAACTTGGAATAGCTGTATAGCTGTTAAGCCAAGGCCAAATAAAGACGCACAAGGCAATGATCACGCAGCTGGCAATAATAATTTTTGCGCAGGATTTAAGGATGGCAGACCACATAAAGATTTTTTCCTGAACATGCAGGGTGATCAATAAAATTAAAAAGTTAACCAGCATAGCCAAAGACGTACCCAAAGCCAAGCCGCCGTGGCCTAAAATTTTATAATACATCAGGTTAAAAACAATGTTGACGGCAATACCGGTTAAACTGGCATAGGTGGGGATTTTAGATTTATCAAAAGCAAAAAAGATGGGCGCCAAGACTTTGACCCCTGCATAAAAGGGCAAACCAAAACTGTAAAAATACAAAGCCGTAAAAGTGTTTTGCGTGTCATACAGGTCAAACAAACCGCGTTGGTAAATCATGGCAATAATGGGCTGGCCCAAAAACAGCAAGCCAATGGTGCTGGGCAAAGTCAGCAACAGAGTAAAGCTCAAGGCTGTGCTGACATTTTTTTTATAATCTTCCACTTTGTTTTGGGCAATCAGATTGGACACCTGGCTTAAGGTCACCACAGAAATGGCCACACCAAACACGCCAATGGGCAACTGCATCAGCCTAAAGGCGTAATTGAGCCATGAAATACTGCCTTCTTCTAAGAGAGAGGCCAAAGAGGTGTTCACCAAAACATTGACCTGGGTGCCGGCATTGGCAATGATGGCCGGTAGCATCAAATACAGCACGGTTTTTACGCCAGGATGCTTAAAAACCCCTTTAAATTTTGGAATCAATCTATAGCCATAGCGCCAGAGTTTGGGCACTTGCATGCTGGCTTGGGCAAGGCCAGCAAAGGTGGTGGCCATGGCCCAGGCATAGACGGCAGTTTGATTGGAAAAATCAGCAAAATAGACCCACAGCCCCACACTAATGGAGCACAGATTAAACACGGCCGGTGCCAAAGCCGGGCGCAAAAACTCCTGATAGACATTAAGCACACTCATGAACAAAGCCGCGCAAGATACAAACAAAAGAAAAGGAAACAAAATGCGGGTGAGCTTGATGGTGAGGTCTCTTTTTCCCGGGATATCGGCAAAGCCCGGGGCAATATAATCCACAAACACCGGCGCCAAAAATATGCCCAAAACCGTCAAAAAACCCACAATTAAAATAAGCATGGCCAACATGCTTTGAAAAAAAGCCAGCGTTGCCTGCTGGCTTTGTTTTTCTTTAAATTTGGCAATGGTGGGCACAAAGGCCTGGGATAAAGCCCCTTCAGCAAACAAATCTCTAAATAAATTGGGAATACGAAAGGCAAAAATAAAGGCATCGGCAAAATAACCCGCACCCAAAACAGCCGCAAAAATTTGCTCGCGCACCAGCCCCAAAATACGGCTTAAAAACGTAGCCGCACTGATTTTACTGGCGTTTTTTTGCATGCTCATAGAAGGCCAAAGTGTGCCATAGATGGCTTTAACTGGCTATAAAAAATAAGTTTGTACATAAGTTGACATGGAAAAAAACCATGGTATAAGCCATGTTCATTCAATGATGCGGGATGGAGCAGTCTGGTAGCTCGTCGGGCTCATAACCCGAAGGTCGTCGGTTCAAATCCGGCTCCCGCTACCAAAACGAGAATTTCATAAAAATACAAATCGTTAGAATAAATCTGTCGTCGGTTTAAAGCTATGCTTATGATGAACAAGCCGTAGGCGCCGTGAAGAATTAGCATAACTTATGGCGATGCCAAAGGCATCGGCCAAATCCGGCTCCCGCTACCAATTCCGATCATTTTCCATCAGTTCAATCATGCAAATTACGGGTTATTCGCCCTTCGGGCTCAACTGTTTTTTTGTGTTGCCTCCGGCAACATGGCGAAGGTCTTTGTGCATGGGCTTCCAACTGGATGAATGTGCATGTGCGGGTTGGGTTTGGGCCAAGCCCAAACCAGGCACCTGGTTTTTGCTGGTTCAAATCCGGTTTTTTGGTAATAATTATATTTAAATGTATGACTTAAAAACAGATCAATCCCATAACGAGAAATTTGCAGATGAATATTTTAGAGCAGCTGAAAACCTAAAACAAAATAGTGAAAACTTAAGTTTAATTTTAAGACCGACTTTGTATCTTTATAGGCACAGCGCAGAGTTATACTTAAAAGAATGTATCAGAATTAATAAGATGCCCTATTCAGATCAATTATATAAAGACTGGATTAGATGTAAAAAACCAATTCATGAACGTATGTATTATCCAAATAAAAATTTAAAGGTTTCACGCTTAGACTACATTAAGGAGCTAAATACACATAAACTTTTAGATCTTTGGAGTTGGTTAAAACCAATTCTTAAAGAATCTGAAATAAATTATCCTTTATACATTGAAAATCTTTTGAAATATGTAGATAGAATCGATGGCGATGGCCAAGCGCATAGATTTCCAGTTAAAAAAATTGAAAAAAATCGTTTAGTGTCAAATGCTTCTAAAGATCCTGATCTGAAATTATTAAATAAAAATGAAAGATATATTGCCATGGTGCAAGCTACACAAGGATTTGAAAGTACAAATTTAGATGTTAAAGTACTTATTCCAGTAATTTTAGCAAAACATCACAAACTCATAGTCATGTTGCGGGATATATTACAACTTTCTAGAAGATCTAGTTAAAAATTTATTCGCTGTATTGTGAGTTGTTATATTTTCTATAATTATCAGGGTTAATTATTGTTTTAAAAGTTTATATGTATTGATATATAAATATAATGAAAATTTTTAAAATAATATCATTAAAGTTTTTTATGTTTTTATTTATTTTAACAAATTCAATTGTTCATGCAGATAACAAGCATTCTGGTAAAATAAAAATAATGACATTGAAGGATAATGACGGATATTCTTATAATTATGGTAAACCAAAATTAAGAAATGATCTTTTAACATCAATTACTAAAGAGTTTTCGAAGAAAAAAATTGCTGAATCAATTAAAGATGTAATCAAATTTGTTGAAGAAACAATAAAAGATACATGTGTTGATAGTGTCGAAATTGCGGTTAGTATAAACACTGAAGGCAAAGCTCAGTTAGTATTTCTTGGTCTTGCTGGAAGCATTAACCTAACAGTTATCAATTCTCAAAAAAATAAAATTTGTAGTCAATATTAACTGTTTAATAATCAAAAATTTGATTAAGTTTCATTTTAAAATGAAAAGAAAAGATAAATATTTAAACCATTCAGTATTCAGTGACTTAAGAGAGGTTATAACTTTTTATGATCTTCTCGGATTTTCTGTTATGAGTTTTTTCAGGGGGGGAACAGGTTCTGTAGTCAATTTTGATACATATATTTTTAGCTCAGTTAAAAACACCCTTGAATCAATAGAATTAACATTAGAACACGGTAAGATAGGAGATGCGTTTACTCTTTTAAGAAAATATCATGATTTGTCGATTCTGAGTATTTATTTAAACACCTATCTTTCTGAAAAAAGTGAAAATTATACATATAATAATATTATTGATTGGGTGAATAACAAAAAGAAATTACCTGAAAATACATATAAAACTATGTTAAACTATATTGAAAAATATGAAAAATTAAAAAATTTAAAAGTTCTTTTGAATAAAAGTGAAATTTATATTGATATTAGGAAAAGGTGTAATGACCATACTCACCTTAATTATTTAAATAATATTTTAATCAATGATAATGAGTTTCATTTTCAAAAAAAAAGTAGATATTTAGATTTGTTTAGAAATGATTTGAAAAATATTTTTGTTTTATTTTTTTCATATACGTTTACACTAAATGAAAGGTATATGAATTCTTGTGATTATATAGACTGTTTAGATATGAATATAACTCCTGCAGATGGTTCAGAGTATTGGGTTTCTGAATATGTCCAAAACATTTTTTCAAAAATGATCGAGCCATCATATCCAGAAATTGCAAATTTTATTAAAAAACAAACATCTATGGATTTAAAGTAGATAATTCAGGAATTCCAGGGATAGCTGACTGAATTACAATAGAATTAAGGTAGCTGTCCCTGGAACTACAGAGATAACTTTCATATTTTGCTATTATGTTCGGGTTCTGAGCCCTTGGGCTCAACTGTTTTTTGGTGTTGTCTCCGGCAACATGGCGAAGGTCTTTGTTTATCAAGCTCCTTAGTATCTAATTTTTAACCCATATTTAGGCTTGTGTCTCTTGTAAGTATGTTCATATAACTTCGGTAAACAAATTTTCGATTTCTTTTTTGATTGGTTGTTTGTTCAAGAAGCTTTAACTCTAATAAAGTTTTTATAGCTCGGTTTAAGGTATTTTGATTTGATCCTTCTATAGTTTTAGCTAGCTCGGGGACAGTTAAGATGGGAAACTTACAGAAGGCTTCAAATACTTGGAGCACTTTTTGTGAAGCAGATTCTGTATGAAGGGTTGCCCTATCTTTGTTGTGAAGATGATAGATGTCTTTAGCTGCTTGTTGAGCTATTTCAGAAGTTTCTATGATGCCTTGTAAGAAAAATTGTATCCAAGATTCCCATTCTCCTTTACTTCTTATATTTGTTAATTTTTGATAATATTCAGTTCGATTCGCTTTAAAAAAATAGCTTAAATATACAAGAGGCTTATCTAAAATTTCCCAATGACAAAGCAGTAAAGTAATTAGCAACCTTCCAAGCCGGCCATTTCCATCTAAAAATGGGTGGAGTGTTTCAAATTGAGCATGAATCAACCCTGCCTTGATAAGTTTAGGCATTTCATCATCAGTATGAATGTATTTTTCCAAATTCGACATGCCTTCAATTGAAGCTTCAGGGGGAGGTGGAACAAAGTTGGCAGACTCTAAGGTAGCGCCTGGAGAACCTATCCAATTTGGGCTTTTTTTAAAGCTACCGGGATCTTTAGTTTGACCTCGTACGTCTTGAAGTAATATTTTATGCGTTTCTTTTAAAAGTCGATTGGAAATGGGAATTTTATGCACTCTTTCTAAGGAATAGTTCATTGCATTAATATAATTAGATACTTCAGTAACATCTTGTTGGTTGTGCCGTGACCCATCGTTATCTTCATCTAAAATATCTTCAAGAGAGCATTGTGTCCCTTCAATTTGAGAACTCAGTAAGGCTTCTTTACGAACAAATAAATACACAAAAAGATCTGGATCCGAAATGATAGATGTTACTCCTTTTAATTCACCAATAGCTCTAGAAGCTTTTCCATGAAGAGATATAATCTCTGCAGTTATTTTTAGGGGAGGGTTCTTTGGAGGAAGAGGTTCTGGTAAAAAAGAGTAGTAGCCACTTGGTTGTTTTACCACGCGTCCGGCTCTATTAGAGATATATTCTTTTGGATTCATGTAATTGAAGCCCTTTTTTAATTACATTTTATGCTTATTTTCTAATTATAATATGTTTTAATTACATTTTAACCTTATTATGTAATTAATAGCAATGTTAAATTACAAATTAATTCTGTAAGTGATTGGTTCTGATGATAATTGACGATTCCTTGAATTTATTAAGAATACATAGTGTGTCCCACGATTTACAGTTTTGTTTGGTTTTAAACCCGGTTTTTTACAACATTGATGCATTTAAAATATATACTAACTAGTATCACAGGGTACTTTCCCTTCTTTATCTGTTAAAATCAATCATGCTTAACTCAAAAAAAAGATACTCTTTAAACTAATTCCGGGGACAGTCGACTGAACTTTAATTATGATAACTGTATTGGTTTTTTTCTTAAACTTGTGTGGTTAGCCAAAGAGTTTTCGAATCTTGGGACACACTATGTATTCCTAATTCAGATCCATAGTTCTTACTAGGAATACACAGGGTGTCCCACGATTCCCACTATTCAAAGGAATTTAAAAGTGAAAATAAACCCTAACGGGATGATTTAAGTATAAATAGCGACTAAAGAAATCTAATAAACCCGATCGGTTTTATTTTTTTAAAAATTCCGGGGACAGTCGACTGAATTACAATTAGAATTAAGGTAGCTGTCCCCGAAACTAATGAAGAATACCTAGTGTGTCCCACGATTTCACGATTTAAAATGAAAAAGATAAAATTGATTTAATTTATAGCCAATGCATAGAAGCCAAATAAGCTTTTACATTTTATACAAAAAATAAGGTGGCAATAAGGTAAGCACAAGTAACAGCAGTTATTGCAACAATAAGGTTGGGGACCAAAAACGAATGATTAATAACCCATCGTCCTATGCGTGTGGTTCCCGAGCGGTCAAATTCAATGGTTGCAATCTGACTTCCGCTGGCTGGAAAAAAGTGAATCCCTATCACAGCCATCCACATTGCAACGATGTATGCTGGGGGTATATTCATAGCCAATGCAATAGGCACAATAATAATGGTTGTACTGGATTGGCTGGTGGTTAAGGCAGCTAAAATATAAAAAGCAATGCCCAGAATAAACACATTTTGTGCTGCACTGGCTTGCATCCAGCTTGAAAATAGCTCTTTATGTGCTCCCACAAAGGTATTGGCCATCCACGCAATTCCCATCAGAGCCAAGACGGAAACCATACCTGACTGAAATACTTTTGTAGATGGAATTTTTCTAACATCAACATGACACAGTTTTATTATGGCAACAGCAGCGGCCATCATCACCATGGTAATCAGCAAGGTCATTTTGACTGGCTTAAATTCATTTTCAACAAAGATCTGTGGACGCAAAGATTCAAAAAAGCCAAACACAACAACAATGACCACCGCCCCTATAAACAACCATGTGCTCCATTTGGCTTGAGTTGAAACTTCAGACTCTTTGCTAAGCTGGGCGGGTTTTTTGACTAAGCCCTCTTGCAAGCGTTTTTGATAATGAGGATCATCTTCAAGCTCTTGACCACGCATGTTCTGTATAAAAGCTGCAACAAAAATTGCAATGATGGTTGAAGGTAAAACAATAAGCATAATAGAGCCTAAACTAAAATTAGAGGGGGCTAAAAACCCGAGCATGATGGCCATTGCTGCTGAAACAGGTGAACTGGTAATTCCAAGCTGTGACGCTTCTGGAGACAGTGCCAAAGGACGCTCAGGACGAATACCGTTTCGGTATGATATTTCTTCAATTACCGGTAACAAAGAATAATACACATTGCCTGTACCTGCCCCAATGGTAAAAAGCCACGATACATATGGCGCTAAAAATGTAATGTAGCGCGGATTCTTTTTTAAAATACGCTGTGCAATGTTCACCAAATAATCAATACCACCGGCAACTTGCATGGCCCCAGCGCCTGTAACCACAGCAAAAATGATACTCATGGCTGATATGGGAAAATCACCCGGAGGCAAATGGAAAATGCTGCTTAATAAGATAACGCCTATACCGCCCCAAAGACCAACGGCTACTCCACCCATTCGGGCGCCAATCCCTAAGCAAATGAGCACGGTAAGACCTTGTAAAGCAACAGAAATAAGTTCCCAATCCATGCAAAAAACCTGACATATTAAAGTGTTTTTATCAAGCTTCTTGAGCCATTAAAATCATGGGTTATTTTACAACCATAATTCCGGGGACAGTCGACTGAATTAGATAATTCCGGGGACAGTCGACTGAATTAGAATTATAAAAATAAAATATTTACGGCAGCTGTCCCTGGAGATACAGATGTTTTATTGAAGGAAGAAGTTTTTTCTATTCCAAGAAAGTTTAAAAATTTCCAATTGTTGTTTTTTCGCATCGTCTAAAATCCATGGGGATGCTTCTGCAGATATTGAAGTTCCTTTTCAATCCAGGGACACACTGTGTATTCCTAAGTTAGTTCAATCGTTCATATTAAGAACATCTAGTGTGTTCCATGATTCAGACTGTCCTCAGAACTTTTACGCACGTTTTTCATGAAAAAACCTATTTACGCACATTTTTCATGGACTGCGCACGTTTTTCATGGAATACTGCCTATATGATAACAAGAGCTTTACCAGAGACTGACGCTTGTTTAGCAGGCTATTCATACCTCATTAGTCATTATGAGCTTAAAGTTCCTGTGCCAGTAATTCTATCGGCTATTGGACAAAAACATACAAAATACGAAACAGATACCTGGCACGTTTTTACACCTCGCCATGCGCCAGACGAGAATTTATACGGGCATTTGACCTTTGCTTTGCGTTATGAAGGTATTGATCTTGCCATTTTAAATGCTCTGTTTCATAAAATATCACCAGCTGAAATAGAACAAATTGTAAAAAATGAACCAGGAGGAAGCTATGCTCGCCGTATATGGTTCTTATTTGAATATTTAACAAACAGTGAATTGAATATTTCTAATATTAGTAGACGTAGATATATCGACCTTGTTGATCCCAAGATTCAATATCCCGGACCGTCCCGCCAATCTAAGAGGCATGGCATAAACAATAACCTCCCCGGTGTTAAAGACTTTTGTCCACTAGTGCGCCGTACAGAAAAGCTGGATGCTTTGATCGGTCAAGACTTGTCTCAAGTGGCATTAGACAGTGTTGGTGCAATTCACCCAGATGTTTTGATGCGTGCGGCTAGTTTCTTATTACTCGAAGATTCAAAAGCGTCATACGCCATTGAGGGAGAAACACCCCCTCATAATCGTGCTGAACGCTGGGGACGTATTATCGGTCAAGCAGGGAAAGCGCCTTTATCAAGGTTTGAGCTGGAGCGACTGCAAAAAGAAGTCATTGTTGATAGCCGTTTTGTTCAAATGGGCTATCGTGATGAAGGTGGCTTTATCGGTAGTCATGACCGCTCAACAAACATGCCGATTCCAAGCCATATATCAGCCAAACATCAAGATTTAGACGCATTAATGAGCGGGCTTATTGAGACTGCAGAACTTTTGAGTGATAGTGATTATCCTCCTGTATTGGCGGCCACACTTATTGCATTCGGCTTTGTCTTTATACATCCTTTTGAAGATGGGAATGGTCGTTTACACAGGTATTTACTGCATCATGTGTTGATTGAAACAGGCTTTATCCCAAAGGGACTGGTATTTCCTGTTTCATCTGTTATCTTAAAACGCATGACAGATTATGTCACGGCGCTTGAAGCATATTCGAAACCACGTTTATCTTTTGTTGAGTGGCGTTCCACAGATAAAGGTAACGTTGAAGTACTTAACGAAACAATTGATCTCTATCGCTATTTTGATGCGACGACTCAGGCTGAATTCTTTTATGAATGTGTACATGAAACAATCACCCAAGCTTTGCCCGACGAGGTTAACTATCTCCAGCAATATGATGAGATGAAAGCATTTGTGAATAGCTACATTGATATGCCAGATCGTACAGCAGATCTTTTGATACGCTTCCTTCATCAAAATGATGGAAAATTATCCAACCGCGCACGCAGTAAAGAGTTCTCTGCTCTGACAGATGAAGAACTTCAGGTGTTTGAAAACAAGTTTGAAGAGATCTTCAAAGCATAAAAAACATTCACAAACAACATTGAGTTTTATTTTTCTGGATGTAATTCCGGGGACAGTCGACTGAATTAGAATTATAACAAATGAAAATAATAGTTACGGTAGCTGTCCCTGGAGATACAGATGTTTTATTGAAGGAAGAAGTTTTTTCTATTCCAAAAAAGTTTTAAGAAGTTTTGGGGACAGTCAACTGTCCCCAAAGTGGATGACTATAATTATGTCAAAAACTTAGTGGTTTAGTTTTTTAACTAAAATTTATAACCTACTCTGAAGCCACTTAAAATACAAAGACAATAGATGGTTGTCTCATAAATATCTAATCTTTCTTATAGTACTTTACAACAACATAGGGTGCTATATTGCTATCGGTAACAGTGTCGGTATAGCCTGAGATTGCACTGGAGTTGAAAATGGTATCCGAGCCAGTAACATTTCCAATGTAGTTATTGGCTGCGGTGTTTGATGTAGCAGAGCCATCCAATGGAATGGAGTTGGTGAACTCCCAGCCGCCGGTGTCACCCAACGTTCTTGCTGTAA from bacterium includes the following:
- a CDS encoding anaerobic C4-dicarboxylate transporter family protein translates to MDWELISVALQGLTVLICLGIGARMGGVAVGLWGGIGVILLSSIFHLPPGDFPISAMSIIFAVVTGAGAMQVAGGIDYLVNIAQRILKKNPRYITFLAPYVSWLFTIGAGTGNVYYSLLPVIEEISYRNGIRPERPLALSPEASQLGITSSPVSAAMAIMLGFLAPSNFSLGSIMLIVLPSTIIAIFVAAFIQNMRGQELEDDPHYQKRLQEGLVKKPAQLSKESEVSTQAKWSTWLFIGAVVIVVVFGFFESLRPQIFVENEFKPVKMTLLITMVMMAAAVAIIKLCHVDVRKIPSTKVFQSGMVSVLALMGIAWMANTFVGAHKELFSSWMQASAAQNVFILGIAFYILAALTTSQSSTTIIIVPIALAMNIPPAYIVAMWMAVIGIHFFPASGSQIATIEFDRSGTTRIGRWVINHSFLVPNLIVAITAVTCAYLIATLFFV
- a CDS encoding Fic family protein, yielding MIQTVLRTFTHVFHEKTYLRTFFMDCARFSWNTAYMITRALPETDACLAGYSYLISHYELKVPVPVILSAIGQKHTKYETDTWHVFTPRHAPDENLYGHLTFALRYEGIDLAILNALFHKISPAEIEQIVKNEPGGSYARRIWFLFEYLTNSELNISNISRRRYIDLVDPKIQYPGPSRQSKRHGINNNLPGVKDFCPLVRRTEKLDALIGQDLSQVALDSVGAIHPDVLMRAASFLLLEDSKASYAIEGETPPHNRAERWGRIIGQAGKAPLSRFELERLQKEVIVDSRFVQMGYRDEGGFIGSHDRSTNMPIPSHISAKHQDLDALMSGLIETAELLSDSDYPPVLAATLIAFGFVFIHPFEDGNGRLHRYLLHHVLIETGFIPKGLVFPVSSVILKRMTDYVTALEAYSKPRLSFVEWRSTDKGNVEVLNETIDLYRYFDATTQAEFFYECVHETITQALPDEVNYLQQYDEMKAFVNSYIDMPDRTADLLIRFLHQNDGKLSNRARSKEFSALTDEELQVFENKFEEIFKA
- a CDS encoding DUF721 domain-containing protein, giving the protein MKKHYKKQEYQQERKTSVLEPVHEIFAKHPLFAKRPMISVYKLQKNWENLVGEMMAKRSLPVRVKKDCLIIAVENQAWGQQFTLMKPVLLQAIADKLNLKFGDIRFVSEAFDKPKLIEKARPKKKINKNRSLEEIMQNITALIKGK
- the murJ gene encoding murein biosynthesis integral membrane protein MurJ, with protein sequence MSMQKNASKISAATFLSRILGLVREQIFAAVLGAGYFADAFIFAFRIPNLFRDLFAEGALSQAFVPTIAKFKEKQSQQATLAFFQSMLAMLILIVGFLTVLGIFLAPVFVDYIAPGFADIPGKRDLTIKLTRILFPFLLFVSCAALFMSVLNVYQEFLRPALAPAVFNLCSISVGLWVYFADFSNQTAVYAWAMATTFAGLAQASMQVPKLWRYGYRLIPKFKGVFKHPGVKTVLYLMLPAIIANAGTQVNVLVNTSLASLLEEGSISWLNYAFRLMQLPIGVFGVAISVVTLSQVSNLIAQNKVEDYKKNVSTALSFTLLLTLPSTIGLLFLGQPIIAMIYQRGLFDLYDTQNTFTALYFYSFGLPFYAGVKVLAPIFFAFDKSKIPTYASLTGIAVNIVFNLMYYKILGHGGLALGTSLAMLVNFLILLITLHVQEKIFMWSAILKSCAKIIIASCVIIALCVFIWPWLNSYTAIPSFVRLLGFIALVAGFYFTVLMLMKTDELNTLQHKIKTLLHR
- a CDS encoding Fic family protein codes for the protein MNPKEYISNRAGRVVKQPSGYYSFLPEPLPPKNPPLKITAEIISLHGKASRAIGELKGVTSIISDPDLFVYLFVRKEALLSSQIEGTQCSLEDILDEDNDGSRHNQQDVTEVSNYINAMNYSLERVHKIPISNRLLKETHKILLQDVRGQTKDPGSFKKSPNWIGSPGATLESANFVPPPPEASIEGMSNLEKYIHTDDEMPKLIKAGLIHAQFETLHPFLDGNGRLGRLLITLLLCHWEILDKPLVYLSYFFKANRTEYYQKLTNIRSKGEWESWIQFFLQGIIETSEIAQQAAKDIYHLHNKDRATLHTESASQKVLQVFEAFCKFPILTVPELAKTIEGSNQNTLNRAIKTLLELKLLEQTTNQKRNRKFVYRSYMNILTRDTSLNMG